Proteins from one Megalops cyprinoides isolate fMegCyp1 chromosome 11, fMegCyp1.pri, whole genome shotgun sequence genomic window:
- the insig2 gene encoding insulin-induced gene 2 protein isoform X1, translated as MADTWKVRGGQEKGGSGLAPRGPYIAVITNRTVNLLIRGVMLFSVGVFLALVLNLLQVQRNVTLFPPDVIASIFSSAWWMPPCCGTAAAMIGLLYPCIDSRLGEPHKFKREWSSVMRCVAVFVGINHASAKVDFANNVQLSLTLAALSVGLWWTFDRSRSGFGLGVAIAFLATLTTQLLVYNGVFQYTSPDFLYIRSWLPCIFFAGVITMGNIGRQLAMYECKVVQEKTHQD; from the exons ATGGCGGACACTTGGAAGGTCAGAGGTGGGCAGGAGAAGGGCGGGTCTGGGCTGGCACCCCGGGGGCCGTACATCGCAGTCATCACGAACCGGACTGTGAACCTGCTCATCCGCGGTGTCATGCTGTTCTCTGTTGGGGTCTTCCTGGCTCTGGTGCTCAACCTGCTGCAGGTGCAGAGGAATGTCACCCTCTTCCCACCTGACGTCATTGCCAGCATCTTCTCCTCCGCCTGGTGGATGCCGCCCTGCTGTGGCACAGCTGCAG CAATGATTGGCCTGTTGTACCCCTGCATTGACAGCCGCCTGGGCGAGCCCCACAAGTTCAAGCGGGAGTGGTCTAGCGTGATGCGCTGCGTCGCCGTCTTCGTGGGCATTAACCATGCCAGCGCC AAGGTGGATTTTGCAAATAACGTCCAGCTCTCCCTGACCCTTGCCGCCTTGTCCGTCGGGCTATGGTGGACATTTGATCGCTCGCGCAGTGGGTTTGGACTGGGGGTGGCCATCGCTTTCCTTGCAACCCTTACCACACAACTGCTGGTGTACAATGGAGTTTTTCA gTATACTTCTCCAGACTTTCTCTACATCCGCTCCTGGTTACCTTGTATCTTCTTTGCTGGAGTGATAACAATGGGAAACATAGGGCGCCAGCTCGCCATG TACGAATGCAAGGTTGTCCAAGAGAAGACTCATCAAGACTGA
- the insig2 gene encoding insulin-induced gene 2 protein isoform X2 yields MPPCCGTAAAMIGLLYPCIDSRLGEPHKFKREWSSVMRCVAVFVGINHASAKVDFANNVQLSLTLAALSVGLWWTFDRSRSGFGLGVAIAFLATLTTQLLVYNGVFQYTSPDFLYIRSWLPCIFFAGVITMGNIGRQLAMYECKVVQEKTHQD; encoded by the exons ATGCCGCCCTGCTGTGGCACAGCTGCAG CAATGATTGGCCTGTTGTACCCCTGCATTGACAGCCGCCTGGGCGAGCCCCACAAGTTCAAGCGGGAGTGGTCTAGCGTGATGCGCTGCGTCGCCGTCTTCGTGGGCATTAACCATGCCAGCGCC AAGGTGGATTTTGCAAATAACGTCCAGCTCTCCCTGACCCTTGCCGCCTTGTCCGTCGGGCTATGGTGGACATTTGATCGCTCGCGCAGTGGGTTTGGACTGGGGGTGGCCATCGCTTTCCTTGCAACCCTTACCACACAACTGCTGGTGTACAATGGAGTTTTTCA gTATACTTCTCCAGACTTTCTCTACATCCGCTCCTGGTTACCTTGTATCTTCTTTGCTGGAGTGATAACAATGGGAAACATAGGGCGCCAGCTCGCCATG TACGAATGCAAGGTTGTCCAAGAGAAGACTCATCAAGACTGA